In Paracholeplasma morum, the following are encoded in one genomic region:
- the ftsZ gene encoding cell division protein FtsZ: MVFGENDSFNQKPVIKVIGVGGGGGNAVNRMIENDVKGVDFVAVNTDAQVLRVSRAETRLQIGKHLTRGLGAGAKPEVGKRAALESEDEIRAVLSNADMVFITAGMGGGTGTGAAPIIARLAKEMGCLTIGIVTKPFAFEGPARTHAAIAGLEELKQFVDTLIVIPNERLLSIIEPNTQMLDAFREADNVLRQGVQGIAEIIAVPGLINVDFADVRTVMENKGTALMGIGIASGENRAIEAARKAIHSKLLEVSIDGATDAIVNITSGTSITLFEVSQALDEIRNATDFELNVIYGTTLNEDLRDEMIVTVIATGYELKAKESTIDDFATQIFKKTTNEQVKITPTGFEKQSDFREPVEEKKTNKLPSWLQSKK, translated from the coding sequence ATGGTATTTGGAGAAAACGACAGCTTCAATCAAAAACCGGTCATCAAAGTAATTGGTGTAGGTGGTGGTGGCGGTAATGCCGTCAATAGAATGATTGAAAATGATGTCAAAGGTGTAGACTTTGTAGCTGTAAATACCGATGCCCAAGTGTTACGAGTATCGCGTGCAGAGACAAGGCTTCAAATTGGTAAACACTTAACACGAGGACTTGGTGCAGGCGCAAAACCAGAAGTTGGGAAACGCGCAGCGCTAGAATCTGAGGATGAAATACGTGCAGTATTAAGCAATGCTGACATGGTTTTTATTACTGCCGGCATGGGTGGTGGCACAGGAACAGGTGCAGCCCCAATTATCGCTAGACTAGCCAAAGAAATGGGTTGCTTAACCATTGGTATCGTTACAAAACCATTTGCTTTTGAAGGCCCAGCTAGAACACATGCAGCGATTGCAGGACTTGAAGAATTAAAACAATTTGTAGACACATTAATTGTAATTCCAAATGAACGTTTATTATCGATTATCGAACCAAATACTCAAATGCTTGATGCATTTAGAGAGGCTGACAACGTTTTAAGACAAGGGGTTCAAGGGATTGCAGAAATCATTGCTGTTCCTGGGCTAATCAACGTTGACTTTGCCGATGTTAGAACCGTTATGGAAAATAAAGGGACTGCGTTGATGGGAATCGGTATTGCATCAGGTGAAAATAGAGCGATTGAAGCGGCAAGAAAAGCCATTCACTCCAAACTGCTTGAAGTATCCATTGATGGTGCAACAGATGCCATTGTAAATATTACATCAGGAACAAGCATTACGTTGTTTGAAGTATCACAAGCTTTAGATGAAATCAGAAATGCAACTGATTTTGAACTTAATGTTATTTATGGTACAACCTTAAACGAAGACTTAAGAGATGAAATGATTGTTACAGTCATTGCAACAGGTTATGAACTTAAAGCAAAAGAATCAACCATTGATGATTTTGCAACTCAAATCTTCAAGAAAACAACTAACGAACAAGTAAAAATCACGCCAACAGGTTTCGAAAAACAGTCTGATTTCCGTGAACCAGTCGAAGAGAAGAAAACAAATAAATTGCCATCATGGCTTCAAAGTAAAAAATAA
- a CDS encoding ABC transporter permease, with amino-acid sequence MKPRNIKKYMAFSKAGILSGFAYKFSAFGWLLGDIISLLILYFLWSAIYQNASGDVINGMTFKQMVSYLIYARVATSLVFASASFWIIGEDIYEGNIAISLIRPINYRYRLLAEGFGNFLSSLILMFIPLMTASIILLTITIGAPIPGVLDFVFFFISAILSFMIADSLNFLIGEVALFTNALFGLMIIKNITMSFFSGSLLPSSFFPVWLQNILNFLPFQSMVEKPIMILMGSLNGTELLKAFVIQLIWVLVLNMLCTLTFNGIKKRVVSVGG; translated from the coding sequence ATGAAACCAAGAAATATTAAGAAATACATGGCCTTTAGCAAGGCAGGTATCTTAAGTGGTTTCGCCTATAAGTTTAGTGCTTTTGGGTGGTTACTTGGAGATATTATTTCCTTGTTAATACTCTATTTTCTATGGAGTGCAATCTATCAAAACGCAAGTGGTGACGTTATTAATGGTATGACTTTCAAACAAATGGTCTCATACCTTATATACGCTAGGGTTGCGACCTCATTGGTATTTGCCTCAGCTTCATTTTGGATAATTGGTGAAGATATTTACGAAGGAAACATCGCAATTAGTCTGATTAGGCCAATTAATTATCGATACCGCTTGCTGGCAGAGGGGTTTGGAAACTTTCTTTCCTCTTTAATATTGATGTTTATTCCGCTTATGACTGCCTCTATCATCTTGTTGACAATCACAATAGGCGCACCAATACCAGGCGTACTTGATTTCGTATTCTTTTTCATCAGTGCGATTTTGTCATTTATGATTGCTGACTCACTCAATTTCTTAATTGGTGAAGTCGCGTTATTCACAAATGCACTTTTCGGACTAATGATAATAAAAAATATCACGATGTCATTTTTCTCGGGAAGTTTACTACCTTCTTCATTTTTCCCTGTTTGGCTTCAAAACATATTGAACTTTTTACCATTTCAAAGTATGGTTGAAAAACCAATTATGATTTTGATGGGTAGCTTAAATGGCACAGAGTTGCTCAAAGCCTTTGTCATTCAACTTATTTGGGTTCTTGTATTAAACATGTTATGCACATTGACGTTTAATGGGATTAAAAAACGTGTGGTTAGCGTAGGAGGATAG
- a CDS encoding aminopeptidase C, with protein MKAVSINKIASLEKDYQANDIHKVVRRVLSKTSLDSVAYVNEAQADTQFKFSIDIDTLPVTNQKASGRCWLFAGLNVLRELIAKKHQLKDFELSQNYQAFWDKFEKINYFLESVEDFLTVDADDRTLKHLLQQGIQDGGQWDMFVSLVLKYGVVPKEAMPETHQSSNTALMNRIINIKLRKYAAEARECVKFGKHELKEQLKASVLKELYAFLCDSFGLPPKAFTFETVNKDNVYERVENVTPVEFYHQIGIDLEDYVSVIHAPTEDKPYMKSYTIDYLGNVVGGKEIKHLNLEMNRLVELSINQLKDREIVWFGADVARDGDREKGIWDDQAYDFESILQMPLKMTKAQRLDYLQGAMNHAMVITGVNLVEGKPTKWKIENSWGSDKGNKGYYLMSHTWFMEHTYQAVVHKKYLSKAELAAYNQSPVRLKPWDPMGALA; from the coding sequence ATGAAAGCAGTTAGTATAAACAAGATTGCGTCTTTGGAAAAAGACTATCAAGCAAATGACATTCATAAAGTTGTAAGAAGGGTTCTATCAAAAACGAGTTTGGACAGTGTAGCCTATGTTAATGAGGCACAAGCAGACACCCAGTTTAAATTCTCCATTGATATTGATACACTGCCTGTTACAAACCAAAAAGCTTCTGGGCGTTGTTGGTTATTTGCAGGATTGAACGTATTAAGAGAATTGATTGCAAAAAAACATCAACTTAAAGACTTTGAACTTTCTCAAAACTATCAAGCATTTTGGGATAAATTCGAAAAGATTAATTATTTTTTAGAATCGGTGGAAGATTTTCTAACCGTCGATGCGGATGATCGCACGCTAAAGCATTTATTACAACAAGGTATTCAAGATGGTGGCCAATGGGATATGTTTGTTTCATTGGTACTGAAGTATGGGGTTGTTCCTAAAGAAGCAATGCCTGAAACACATCAATCTAGTAATACCGCTTTAATGAACCGAATCATCAATATTAAGTTAAGAAAATATGCAGCAGAAGCACGTGAATGCGTCAAGTTTGGCAAACATGAGCTTAAAGAACAGCTTAAAGCATCCGTTTTGAAAGAGTTATATGCGTTTTTATGTGACTCATTTGGACTACCTCCAAAAGCATTCACTTTTGAAACGGTAAACAAAGACAACGTTTATGAGCGTGTAGAAAATGTCACACCTGTTGAGTTTTATCATCAAATTGGGATTGATTTAGAAGACTATGTATCCGTCATACATGCGCCAACTGAAGATAAACCTTATATGAAGAGTTATACGATTGATTATCTGGGCAATGTCGTTGGTGGAAAAGAAATCAAACACTTAAACTTAGAGATGAACAGACTGGTAGAACTATCGATTAATCAACTTAAAGACAGAGAAATTGTTTGGTTTGGTGCGGACGTCGCTAGAGATGGTGACCGCGAAAAAGGCATTTGGGATGACCAAGCCTATGATTTTGAATCCATATTGCAAATGCCACTAAAAATGACTAAAGCTCAAAGACTAGATTACTTACAAGGTGCGATGAACCATGCAATGGTTATCACAGGCGTTAATTTAGTAGAAGGCAAACCAACGAAATGGAAGATCGAAAACAGTTGGGGTAGCGATAAAGGCAATAAGGGATATTATTTAATGAGTCATACTTGGTTTATGGAGCATACTTATCAAGCAGTGGTTCATAAGAAGTATTTATCTAAAGCAGAACTAGCTGCTTATAATCAGTCCCCAGTTCGATTAAAACCATGGGATCCAATGGGAGCTTTAGCATAA
- a CDS encoding ABC transporter ATP-binding protein, whose translation MIELKDVRKEFKKPVRKPGIVGMFKTLFSMKYTVTEAVKGISFSLDEGEIVGYIGANGAGKSTTIKMMCGILTPTKGEIYVDGYLPYHPKQRSNVLGKIGVVFGQRTQLWWDLPLIESLTILKQIYDIKESDYKERFEFIKDVLELDPFLNQPVRTLSLGQRMRADLAASLIHNPKILFLDEPTIGLDVLVKDRMIKAIKEIHKRYNTTIVLTTHNMDDITDLCQRVIILDEGVILYDGPLSMIKKKFGDIRHITFSSSEGFDQSRITDKFDGLCEVVQTDNTYNISFDISKLSINQVLSVILENASVSDIHITENSLESIVKHIYETKKY comes from the coding sequence ATTATTGAATTAAAGGATGTAAGAAAAGAGTTTAAGAAGCCTGTTAGAAAACCGGGAATCGTGGGGATGTTTAAGACACTTTTTAGTATGAAATACACGGTAACTGAGGCAGTAAAGGGCATCTCCTTTAGCTTAGACGAAGGTGAGATTGTTGGGTATATCGGTGCGAATGGTGCTGGTAAGTCTACCACCATTAAAATGATGTGTGGAATCCTAACGCCAACCAAAGGGGAAATCTATGTGGATGGGTATTTACCATACCATCCAAAGCAAAGAAGCAACGTCTTAGGTAAAATAGGCGTTGTTTTTGGGCAAAGAACACAACTATGGTGGGATTTACCGTTAATAGAATCGTTGACGATTTTGAAGCAAATTTATGACATCAAGGAGTCTGATTACAAAGAAAGATTTGAATTCATCAAAGATGTACTAGAACTAGATCCGTTTCTTAACCAACCAGTTAGAACCTTATCCCTTGGTCAAAGAATGAGAGCGGATTTAGCAGCAAGCCTCATTCATAATCCAAAAATCTTATTCTTAGATGAACCAACGATTGGATTAGATGTCCTTGTTAAAGACAGAATGATCAAAGCCATTAAAGAGATTCATAAACGCTATAATACAACAATCGTATTAACCACACATAATATGGATGACATCACAGACTTGTGTCAAAGAGTCATTATATTGGATGAAGGCGTTATTCTTTATGATGGGCCATTAAGCATGATTAAGAAGAAGTTTGGCGACATCAGACATATTACCTTCTCATCTTCAGAAGGTTTTGACCAATCCCGCATTACGGATAAATTTGATGGTTTGTGTGAAGTGGTTCAAACCGATAACACCTATAATATCTCATTTGATATTTCGAAGTTGAGCATTAATCAAGTGTTGAGCGTCATACTTGAAAATGCATCAGTATCAGACATTCATATCACAGAGAACTCTCTAGAAAGCATTGTGAAACATATCTATGAAACCAAGAAATATTAA
- a CDS encoding ABC transporter permease, protein MMKYLKLYPYYVSRSIKARLAYRFDAFIGIFGFLLENTIIFSTLYLTISAIPALNGWDLNMMGFLYGYYLIPKAIDHIFSDQIWQLANGGITRGILDKYLIKPLNPLFQLVAEMIQLEGFGELILGIIFLSVFGLKLSINWTVSSAIALIICGFFAMWFFFSIKLIFGSLSFWTKRSIEVMTLIYDFSNFAKYPIDIFSRSIQFLLTFILPFSVVIFFPIRALLFDQSMWLPTLYVAIASTLMLFVAYFIWKKGLKRYESAGS, encoded by the coding sequence ATGATGAAATATTTGAAATTATATCCTTACTATGTCTCTAGAAGCATCAAGGCCAGACTGGCGTATAGATTTGATGCGTTCATAGGCATATTTGGATTTTTACTTGAAAACACCATAATATTTTCGACACTATACTTAACCATCTCTGCGATACCAGCACTAAACGGATGGGACTTAAACATGATGGGGTTTTTGTATGGGTATTATTTGATTCCAAAAGCAATAGACCATATATTTTCAGACCAAATTTGGCAACTAGCCAACGGGGGGATTACAAGAGGGATTTTGGACAAGTATTTGATAAAACCCCTAAACCCACTGTTTCAACTGGTTGCAGAAATGATTCAACTAGAGGGATTTGGTGAACTGATACTTGGCATCATCTTCTTAAGCGTATTTGGGCTTAAGTTATCGATTAACTGGACAGTATCAAGCGCCATCGCTTTAATCATATGTGGATTTTTCGCAATGTGGTTTTTCTTTTCAATCAAATTGATATTTGGATCGTTATCATTTTGGACCAAACGTAGCATTGAAGTCATGACATTAATATATGATTTTTCAAACTTTGCTAAGTATCCAATTGATATCTTTAGCCGCTCTATTCAATTTCTATTAACATTCATTCTGCCTTTCTCTGTTGTTATATTTTTCCCGATAAGGGCTTTATTGTTTGATCAATCTATGTGGTTACCAACATTGTATGTGGCAATCGCAAGTACTTTAATGTTATTTGTTGCCTATTTTATTTGGAAAAAAGGTCTAAAACGTTATGAAAGTGCCGGAAGTTAG
- the tgt gene encoding tRNA guanosine(34) transglycosylase Tgt, which produces MAIRFELIHTCKQSGARYGKLHTPHGVFETPIFMPVGTLATVKTLTPEEIKEVSDGLILGNTYHLWLQPGEDIVAAHGGIRGFMKWDGALLTDSGGFQVFSLTDMRKIKEEGVYFRHHKSGESLFLSPEKAIEIQEKLGADIIMSFDECPPSDASYQYTKDSLMRTLRWAKRGKDALKSDQALFGIVQGGLYEDLRTYSAEKLVEMDFPGYSIGGLSVGESKEDMYRILDHVNPILPKDKPRYLMGVGSPDDIVEGVIRGVDMFDCVLPTRNARHGTAFTTEGRIQIRNKKFELDFSPLDPNLETPISKYSKSYIRHLFKAEEILGMRIMTYQNLAFLKQLMKEIRQAILEDRLLDYKKEFFNRYGYTK; this is translated from the coding sequence ATGGCAATACGTTTTGAACTTATCCATACTTGCAAGCAATCTGGCGCAAGATATGGTAAATTACATACACCTCATGGGGTTTTTGAAACACCGATTTTTATGCCAGTCGGTACTTTAGCAACCGTTAAAACACTTACGCCTGAAGAGATTAAAGAAGTCTCCGATGGGCTTATTTTAGGTAATACTTACCATCTTTGGTTACAACCAGGCGAGGATATTGTTGCTGCGCACGGTGGAATTAGAGGCTTCATGAAATGGGATGGAGCACTCCTTACGGATAGTGGTGGATTCCAAGTGTTCTCACTAACGGATATGAGAAAAATCAAAGAAGAGGGCGTTTATTTTAGACACCATAAGAGTGGTGAATCTTTATTCCTATCTCCTGAAAAAGCGATAGAAATTCAAGAAAAACTTGGTGCTGACATCATCATGAGCTTTGATGAATGTCCACCATCAGATGCCTCCTATCAGTATACGAAAGACTCACTGATGCGTACATTAAGATGGGCCAAAAGAGGCAAAGATGCTTTAAAGTCTGATCAAGCGCTGTTTGGGATTGTTCAAGGTGGATTATACGAAGATTTAAGAACTTATAGTGCTGAAAAGCTTGTAGAAATGGATTTCCCTGGCTATTCAATTGGGGGATTATCTGTTGGTGAATCTAAGGAAGACATGTACCGTATTCTTGATCACGTAAACCCGATACTACCTAAAGATAAACCAAGATACTTAATGGGTGTTGGGTCACCTGATGATATCGTAGAAGGCGTTATTCGTGGGGTAGATATGTTTGACTGCGTCCTACCAACCCGTAATGCAAGACATGGCACTGCTTTTACAACAGAAGGTAGAATTCAAATTAGAAATAAAAAATTCGAATTGGACTTCTCACCATTAGATCCAAACTTAGAAACGCCAATTTCCAAATACTCAAAATCTTATATTAGACATTTGTTTAAGGCAGAAGAGATATTGGGAATGCGCATCATGACTTATCAAAACTTAGCATTCTTGAAGCAACTCATGAAGGAAATTAGACAAGCCATTTTAGAAGACCGTTTATTAGATTATAAAAAAGAATTTTTTAATCGATACGGTTATACAAAATAA
- the mutY gene encoding A/G-specific adenine glycosylase, with translation MSHFSSKLLTWYDESKRDLPWRHTKDPYKIWVSEIMLQQTQAVTVMPYYERFINTLSDIRALAEADEALLLKLWEGLGYYSRVRNMQATARVIMEKYDGIMPNTKASLMKLKGIGPYTAGAIASIAFDQKASAIDGNVSRVLARYALIEDSIDSNEVKKKLEEINLPLIDDDRPADYTQAMIELGATVCRKSQPLCDICPINQDCKAYKAQKQSMIPVKDKKNAKKNFQYITFVLEDEDGNLILLKQENRLLNGLFLLPQIEAESIHYAITSLEEYGYVVNNYEPLGHYRHVFTHMIWEMDVYYVKVIKPSGILSFKDYKEVAIATAHKQVLDKINRSRK, from the coding sequence ATGAGTCATTTTTCAAGTAAACTCTTAACTTGGTATGATGAGTCTAAAAGAGATTTGCCTTGGAGACATACCAAAGATCCTTATAAAATATGGGTATCAGAGATTATGCTGCAGCAAACTCAAGCAGTCACGGTTATGCCTTATTATGAAAGGTTCATCAATACGTTATCAGATATAAGAGCCCTTGCAGAAGCGGATGAGGCTCTTTTGTTAAAACTATGGGAAGGGCTGGGCTATTATTCTCGTGTTCGAAATATGCAAGCTACTGCTAGAGTAATTATGGAAAAGTATGATGGCATCATGCCTAATACGAAAGCCTCATTAATGAAGTTGAAAGGAATCGGTCCTTATACGGCTGGTGCGATTGCATCTATTGCGTTTGACCAGAAAGCATCGGCAATTGACGGCAACGTAAGTAGAGTATTGGCTCGGTATGCGTTAATCGAGGATTCAATCGACTCAAATGAGGTCAAAAAAAAACTTGAGGAAATCAACTTACCACTCATTGACGACGATAGACCAGCCGATTATACACAAGCGATGATTGAACTGGGGGCTACTGTATGCAGAAAATCCCAACCGCTATGTGATATATGTCCCATTAATCAGGATTGTAAGGCTTATAAGGCACAAAAACAGTCCATGATTCCAGTCAAGGATAAGAAAAATGCGAAGAAAAACTTTCAGTATATCACTTTCGTTTTAGAAGATGAAGATGGTAATCTAATACTATTAAAACAAGAAAATAGACTCTTAAATGGATTATTCTTATTGCCTCAAATCGAGGCTGAGTCTATTCATTATGCGATTACTAGCCTTGAGGAATATGGGTATGTTGTCAATAATTATGAACCATTAGGACATTACAGACATGTATTCACTCATATGATTTGGGAGATGGACGTTTATTACGTGAAAGTAATCAAACCAAGTGGAATACTATCATTCAAAGACTATAAAGAAGTCGCGATTGCAACTGCCCATAAACAAGTACTGGACAAAATAAATCGTTCACGTAAATAA
- a CDS encoding nitroreductase family protein, whose amino-acid sequence MKTNNDFKDILLNRRSVRKYKTDVVITDETIKTLFDEALRAPSANNLQPWTFKVIKTLEAKAKYSHLFPWNRNQYETSSFMVVILADKKYASRAEMIYNQQVERGTMAADVRDRHLKAFEEAQVNELDVIKTAYLDAGFVAMNLMLNARAFGLDTCPIGGFDKANAPIAFNLPDHEAVMALSFGVKDDEGYPSLRLGFDAVGSIE is encoded by the coding sequence ATGAAAACAAATAATGATTTTAAAGATATTCTTCTTAACAGAAGATCTGTACGTAAGTACAAAACAGATGTAGTGATTACGGATGAAACCATTAAGACACTATTCGATGAGGCTTTAAGAGCACCATCCGCAAATAACCTTCAACCTTGGACATTCAAGGTAATCAAAACTCTAGAAGCTAAGGCAAAATATTCACATCTATTTCCATGGAATAGAAACCAATATGAAACATCTTCCTTCATGGTCGTAATCTTAGCCGATAAGAAATATGCTTCAAGAGCTGAAATGATTTACAATCAACAAGTTGAAAGAGGCACCATGGCTGCTGATGTCAGAGACCGTCATTTAAAAGCTTTCGAAGAAGCTCAAGTCAACGAACTCGATGTCATTAAAACAGCTTACTTAGACGCAGGATTTGTCGCAATGAACTTAATGTTAAATGCTAGAGCATTTGGCCTTGATACATGCCCAATTGGTGGTTTTGATAAAGCAAATGCACCAATAGCATTTAATCTTCCTGACCATGAAGCCGTTATGGCGTTGTCCTTTGGCGTTAAAGATGATGAAGGATACCCTTCATTACGTCTAGGATTTGATGCAGTTGGATCAATCGAATAA
- a CDS encoding histidine phosphatase family protein: MTKFIFIRHGEPRYDEVVARGFKNQGYDLGKLTDRGVLQAHEVSKDLRLEGADIIVSSPYTRALQTAAIVSKNTQINLTVETDLHEWMPDVTFSDRDDVSLAYPEFIGNNGIRNDETKYNWESMEEVQKRSRIALKPYLKYDKVIVVCHGIVMSSFTHINDMIEHCGIRELDLDESFFK, encoded by the coding sequence ATGACAAAATTTATATTCATTCGACATGGTGAACCACGATATGATGAAGTAGTAGCACGTGGTTTTAAGAATCAAGGATACGATTTAGGGAAACTAACTGATCGTGGCGTTTTACAGGCTCATGAGGTATCCAAAGACCTGCGATTAGAAGGTGCAGACATTATAGTAAGCTCACCTTATACAAGAGCACTCCAAACCGCTGCAATCGTTTCAAAGAATACACAAATCAATTTAACCGTTGAGACCGATTTGCATGAATGGATGCCAGATGTAACATTTTCAGACCGTGATGATGTTTCATTAGCATATCCAGAGTTTATTGGTAACAACGGTATTAGAAACGATGAAACCAAATACAATTGGGAATCTATGGAAGAGGTACAAAAACGCTCTAGAATTGCCCTTAAACCCTATTTAAAATATGATAAAGTGATTGTCGTATGTCATGGTATTGTGATGTCATCCTTCACTCATATTAATGATATGATTGAACATTGTGGCATTAGGGAGTTAGATTTAGATGAGTCATTTTTCAAGTAA
- a CDS encoding endonuclease encodes MKKLVLLSLSLVMALLLVACVSKTYTVKIDPMNGEEAITLKVESGKVANFPQNITKEGYVFAGWFEGDQEFNTGIAITDNHNVYGKWIINKYTVTFINAGTQIAPVEVEHGSLLTEPIAPTREHYVFREWTDGNDTYDFSKPVTSNLYLYGEFNLDSYQVVFDTLGGTQVSAQTVPAKGYASIPASPTKEGSQFDGWYIADKPFNFSDPILKDTIVTAKWRSFAHEAYYDGMEGLTGANLIIFLNNLLEQMQGKNYDYAKNALQVSDRDPNNSSNLIEFYTGQSRRAQWDAGNTWNREHVWPQSLLGEDAGSTINSASDLHNLKPSDKSINTSRSNKWFGPSTTPYSYAPNRQEIKGDIARILFYMDIRYDRLSLVNLTGVVTPYTYQMGDLATLLLWHAEDPVDDFERNRNNVIYGYQGNRNPFVDYPELVGHIYN; translated from the coding sequence ATGAAAAAATTAGTATTATTAAGCCTATCATTGGTTATGGCATTATTATTGGTGGCATGTGTTAGTAAGACATACACGGTTAAGATTGACCCAATGAATGGTGAAGAAGCAATCACTTTAAAAGTTGAATCTGGAAAAGTTGCAAATTTTCCTCAAAATATAACTAAAGAAGGTTATGTTTTTGCAGGATGGTTTGAAGGTGATCAAGAGTTCAACACCGGAATAGCAATTACGGACAATCATAACGTGTATGGTAAATGGATTATAAATAAATACACAGTTACTTTTATCAATGCGGGTACTCAAATCGCACCAGTTGAAGTAGAACATGGATCACTGCTTACAGAACCAATTGCTCCAACTCGTGAACACTATGTGTTTAGAGAGTGGACAGATGGAAATGACACATATGATTTTTCAAAACCAGTTACGAGTAATCTTTATTTATATGGAGAATTCAATTTAGATTCTTATCAAGTTGTATTTGATACATTAGGTGGTACTCAAGTTAGTGCACAAACAGTTCCTGCAAAAGGCTATGCAAGCATTCCTGCTAGTCCAACTAAAGAAGGGTCACAGTTCGATGGTTGGTATATTGCGGATAAACCGTTTAATTTCTCGGATCCAATCCTAAAGGATACAATTGTTACTGCTAAATGGCGTAGTTTCGCTCATGAAGCTTACTATGATGGTATGGAAGGATTAACGGGTGCTAACTTAATTATTTTCTTAAATAACTTGTTAGAACAAATGCAAGGTAAGAACTATGACTATGCAAAAAATGCACTTCAAGTTTCTGATAGAGATCCAAACAACAGTAGCAATCTAATAGAATTCTATACAGGACAATCAAGAAGAGCACAATGGGATGCAGGTAATACATGGAACAGAGAACACGTATGGCCACAATCCTTATTAGGTGAAGACGCTGGAAGTACGATCAACTCAGCTTCTGATTTACATAACCTAAAACCTTCTGATAAATCTATCAATACCTCAAGAAGTAACAAGTGGTTTGGACCTTCTACAACACCTTATTCATATGCACCAAATAGACAAGAAATCAAAGGCGATATCGCAAGAATTCTTTTCTATATGGATATCAGATATGATCGTTTATCACTTGTGAACTTAACTGGTGTTGTTACACCTTACACTTATCAAATGGGTGACTTAGCTACGTTATTATTATGGCATGCTGAAGACCCAGTAGATGATTTTGAAAGAAACAGAAATAATGTTATTTACGGTTATCAAGGCAACCGTAATCCATTTGTAGATTACCCAGAACTTGTTGGACATATCTATAACTAA
- a CDS encoding QueT transporter family protein: MFHFTLKDWIKQSTIAALYVTLVLSFIPISFGEIQFRVAEILLIFIFFDKKMIVGITVGTFVANLFTPASPMLPYDLTLGVLATFLSLSSMILIKNKYVSLLAPSIFNGLLVGLSLYLALDTPLIVGIPSVFAGELVVTYIIGLPLYKVLNHNAGFRSLFEE, encoded by the coding sequence ATGTTTCATTTTACTTTAAAAGATTGGATAAAACAATCTACAATTGCCGCACTTTATGTGACTTTGGTTTTATCATTCATCCCAATTAGTTTTGGAGAGATTCAGTTTAGAGTCGCAGAGATTCTATTAATCTTCATATTTTTCGATAAGAAAATGATTGTCGGGATCACAGTCGGCACATTCGTGGCTAATTTATTTACACCAGCTAGCCCGATGTTACCCTATGATTTAACCCTTGGTGTGTTAGCAACATTCTTGTCACTTTCATCAATGATTTTGATTAAAAATAAGTATGTTTCTTTGTTAGCACCAAGTATCTTCAATGGACTACTTGTTGGATTATCACTTTACCTAGCTTTAGATACGCCACTCATTGTCGGAATACCTTCTGTATTTGCAGGTGAGCTTGTAGTAACCTACATTATTGGACTACCTCTATATAAAGTGCTTAACCACAATGCAGGATTTAGATCATTATTTGAAGAATAG